The nucleotide window TGTTTCAAGCTTGGGCTAATTTGCCCATTATTCTTTATTGTATGGGCCCACCACGTCGCGCCGACAAGACAGGAACAGGCCTCCAATTTCGACGAGTGGCGCAGATTGATTAGATGAGAGGTCGTATAGGTGAGGCACAGCAATGGATACCCTCCGTCCTGGGGTTTTGATCACTGCTCTCAGTCGCTGTGCCGTAAAGCTTGTCTACTTGTATTTCGCCTGCGTCAGCAGCTCAGCAGTATGGGTATTGTTATCGGTTTCGATTAATGTAGCCAATCCCAGTGAGGACTGGTACTGGAGCAGTTGTGATCTAAGGTGTGAAGTGAAATGCTCAAGAGAAGTGCCATATTTTTGCTTCACAGCCTGGGGAAGCAACATTTAGAAAAGACCTTAGTAACTTGATTTTCTCTCAACACTAAACAATCTATAAAAAAACACCAACTAACCAAAGAATTACATTAAGTTTCTATGTTTGTTATTTTTTATAAGATTTCTTAGGCGCAGCATATAGAATTCTCTCTTTTTCAATCGTGGCTTGCTCTAGGGTAACGGCCATCCTCGACCAGACTGCGAAAAGCTCAGATCTTACCAACCATTGCCAATCGACCCATATAGCACCACTTTTCTTAATCCCGTCGGCAATGGAAAAGCTTGGAATTTCGTCCCATTGTGTGGAGATAAAACAGTGACATGCCATCGTAAATTGAAGGGCCGAAAAACGGGCTCTCACCACAAAACCCACAGTGAAATATGGAGTCATTACCAAACAACTGTCTATTATACCCAGGGATATCGGAAGTCGGGATGAACAATCAACCCGAGTGCTTCAGGTTTCCCTATTCAAGCCTCTGGAGCAAGTTCACCGTGtgtctcttcttctggcaGACCCCTTAATTTGTAACGCGCCGTGAAGGTGCACAGACTGCTAGCTGAATACGATGTCTGCGTTTCAGTTATGGTGTATCTACCTAAAGAGCTAGCCCGGTCCATAAACAAGAGCCATAATTGTCTGTCACTGCCAATGAAGCTTGTTTTTAAGCATTAAAAAAAGGGTGAATCTAAACTTGAGTTACAGGGGCAGCGTAAAATTGGTGCATCGTATCTTGACCACTCTCGGGCTAACCACGTCcgaaaaaaaagaatatccACCTGTCATGATTCCACTCTAATTTCCGGAGAATGAGAACTGGGGTTAGCTTCTGTTCCTTTTCAGCCCTGTTCATCGGACGATGTCACTGTTTGGGTTTACTGCGATTAAGTTTTTTCTTATCGTGATGTCTCGATTTAGTATGCTGGTAGTTAGTGAGTTGGTTCTCGTATGGAGGTCTCTGCGCGATGCAAAAGAACCATCGTCCCTCGCACCGAATACGCGTCGACTGATACAAAGAACTGGGGATTTACTATATATGATCCTGGCTAGTATGTTTTTCTCTCCCTGCGGCTCCATCCGAGAAACAGGTAGGCGGAGTGCATGGTGACACGTTCTAGATTAGGTCGATGGGTGACTTGCTCTCATTGTGCGAATAATATTCCTCCAATCAGAGCGCTTCCTCTCCCAACGACACCCTTGGATGAGATCTGAAACATGAAGCCCTTACAAGGGCCATCACGAGAGGAATGCTCATGACATTCTGCTATAAAGACTTCAGATTCTCCCTTCAAGTTTATCGTTTCTGTTCTGCAGTTCAATAGTCTCTCTTTACAATCTAACTTTCTACACTCTTTGACCCTGGTGGTTATCCTCTCTTTTACAATCTCACAAGATATACCAAACCCTCTTTtcaaccaacaacaaacCAATCCATCAAAATGAAGTTCTCCATCGTCTTCGCCGGCCTCTTCGCCTCCGCCACCATGGCCTCCCCCCAGGGCAACATCACCCCCAACACCATGGGCGCCCTCGAGCGACGCGCCTCCTTCCCCATCCCCGCCTCCAAGGGCTCCGTCACCTACAAGAAAGTCCAGACCATCTCCGGTGTCTTTGACGGCGGCATGAAGACCTACGGCCGCGGCGTCAAGTGCACTGGCCAGGCCGAGGGCGGTGACGCTGATgccgtcttcctcctcaagaACGGCGCTACCCTCAAGAACGTCATCATTGGCGCTGATCAGATCGAGGGTGTTCACTGCGAGGGCTCTTGCACCATTGAGAACGTCTGGTGGAAGAAGGTCTGCGAGGATGCTCTCTCCCTCAAGGGCGATGGCAACGCTCTCATCAAGGGTGGTGGTGCCACCGGTGCTGATGACAAGGTTATCCAGCACAACGGTCTCGGAACGGTCACCATTGATGGCTTCACCGTTGTCGACTTCGGTAAGCTCTACCGATCTTGCGGTAACTGCAAGAAGATGGGTACCCGCAACGTTGTCGTCAAGAACGTCAAGGCCTTCAACGGAAAGGTCCTCACTGgcatcaactccaacaaGGGTGACGTCTCCACCATCACTGGAACTTGCGCTTCTTCCGTCAAGGAGATCTGCGTTGAGTACGAGGGTACCGTTCCCGGCAAGGAGCCCAAGAAGCTCGGCTCTGGTCCCAGCAAGGCCTGCAAGTACTCTTCCGTCAAGTCTTGCTAAGCGCTTTACAATTGAGGCCTCGATGTTTACAGTGAGGCAGTAATACTGTGGAGGGTGGATGGATGTTGGATAAGGGGTTAATAAGGTGCTTGAAGCACCTCTTGTTGAGGTTGGGAAAGCTACCAGTTCTGTACTTTCAACGTATATATCTCTTTACTATAAATACACTTCGTTGAACGAGAAATCATGCGCCTTTTAATTGAACGTGTGAGCAATTGAAATGTGAGCAGTAGGGGTGTTTAACTGAAACTTTAGGCCAAGTTCTCTTCTTGCGATACATGGCCAATTAGAACTTCTTGTAGCCTTGCCCAGAGACAAATGTCTGCTGCCAAACCTGCTGCTCCTTAACCTCAGCGAGCTCAACATAGAACTGAGCATGACCTTCCGCAGTTGCTCCACTATACATAGGCGTGCCATCCTCCTTTCTCTCATCAGCATAGTAGAACCTATTTTCTATTAGCATTCTTTCTCGTAGCAGTCTCATAGATCAACTCACTTGAAGCCTTTGTCCTTGTATGAAGTAGCAGCGACCTCAATGAACCAAGCAGCTGCAGCCTTTCCAACACCTAGCGACATGATTGATGGAATGCGCATCTCATTCTCAATGTTTCCAGTGTAGATGTACGTCGGGCTGCTATCGGCGGGAAAGTCTTTCCAACCTTTtacagcttcttgagctgcgGCGTAAGCGCTAAAAATGTTGACTGTTCCACTTGTCTTGAAGCTGTCCAAGGGAACTTCGAAAATGTCGTTGGGGTCGTTGGGGCCGCCATGATAAGCTATTAATCAATTAGATAAAGTTCCAGTAACGAGTCGGGCTTACCGACCGTTGTAAATGACGACGTGGGGATGACCGAGCTCGCTCCTGACCTTGGTAAAGGCATGGATGACAGAGTCTGTGTCGCTAAGATCTGTAGGGATATGTAGCTCCTTGTCGGTTGAGGTT belongs to Fusarium oxysporum Fo47 chromosome V, complete sequence and includes:
- a CDS encoding pectate lyase-domain-containing protein → MKFSIVFAGLFASATMASPQGNITPNTMGALERRASFPIPASKGSVTYKKVQTISGVFDGGMKTYGRGVKCTGQAEGGDADAVFLLKNGATLKNVIIGADQIEGVHCEGSCTIENVWWKKVCEDALSLKGDGNALIKGGGATGADDKVIQHNGLGTVTIDGFTVVDFGKLYRSCGNCKKMGTRNVVVKNVKAFNGKVLTGINSNKGDVSTITGTCASSVKEICVEYEGTVPGKEPKKLGSGPSKACKYSSVKSC